GGGATGAGCGGGCGGCCGTCGGCAACACCGGACGGGTCCGGCTCCCCTTCGCCTGGAACGGCGTGGCGCTGCACGCGGCGGGTGCGTCCGCACTGCGGATACGCATGGCTCCGGCGGGACCGGACACGGTGACGCTCACCGCGGTCGACGAGTCGGGCCGGTCGGTGCTCTCGGTGGAATCCCTCGTGACCCGGGCGATCTCGCACGAACAGCTCAGCCAGGCGCACGGAACGTTCCACGAGTCCCTCTTCCGGCTCGCGTGGAGCCCGGTGACGGGGTCCGCCGGGTCCGGTACCGCGGGCATGTGGGCGGTGCTCGGCGACGACGGCGCACATCTGCCGACGGCGCTGAAGTCGGCGGGTGCCTCGGGGGCGCAGGCCGAGAGGTTCACCGACCTGGATGCCCTGGCCCGGTCCGTGGCGGCCGGCCGGAGGACTCCGGACCTGGTGTTCGTGCCGCTCTTCTCGGAGCCGGACGCCGCCGCACATCCGGCGGGCGAGCCGCGCGAGCCGTCCGCCGGGCAGGTCCGCGCCGCGGTGCACCGCGCGCTGGGGCTGGCGCAGTCGTGGCTGGCCGAGGAGCGGTTCGGCCGTTCGCGGCTGGTGTTCGTCACTCGGGGCGCGATCGCCGTCCGGCCCGGGGACGAGCTGTCCGACCCGGCCTGCGCCGCGGCGTGGGGTCTCGTCCGGGCGGCTCAGTCGGAGAACCCCCACCGGTTCCTGCTGCTGGACCTCGACGACGAGGAGGCCTCCTTCGCCGTCCTGCCGCAGCTCCTGGGCGGGGACGAACCGCAGCTCGCGGTGCGCGAGGGGCGGGCCCTGGCACCGCGGCTCGCCAAGGCACGCGTGGCCCGCCCCGCAGAGGCCGGGCAGGGCGCCGGGGACGAGAGCACTCCCGGCACCGCTCCGGTGTGGGACGCGGACGGCACGGTGCTCATCACCGGTGCGACCGGCGCGCTGGGGGGCCTGGTGGCTCGGCACCTGGTGGCCGAACACGGCGTACAGCACCTGTTGCTGACCAGCCGCCGCGGCCAGGCGGCCGACGGTGCCGCCGAACTGGCGGACGAACTGACCGCCATGGGGGCCTCGGTGACGGTGGCCGCCTGCGACGTCGCCGACCGCGCCGCCCTCACCGAGCTCCTCGCCACCGTGCCGGCCGGCCACCCGCTGACCGGCGTGGTGCACGCGGCCGGCGTCCTCGACGACGGCGTTCTCGGCTCGCTGACGCCGGAGCGCGTGGACACGGTGCTCCGTCCGAAGGCCGACGCGGCCGTGAACCTGCATGAGCTGACCCGGGAGCTGCCGTTGTCGGCGTTCGTGCTCTTCTCGTCGGCGGCGGGCGTGTTCGGTGCCGGCGGTCAGGCCAACTACGCCGCGGCCAACGCGTTCCTGGACGCCCTGGCACAGCACCGCCGGGCGGCGGGCCTGCCCGCGACGTCCCTGGCCTGGGGCCTGTGGGCGGAACGCAGCACCATGACGGGCAACCTGGACGACGCGGACGTCCAGCGGCTGAACCGTTCCGGAATGGCCGCGCTGACCTCCGAGGAGGGTCTGGCCCTCTTCGACCTGGCGGTTGCGGAGGCCTCCGTGCCGGGGGGCGACGACCGTGTGGCGGATCCCCTCGCGGTGCCGATGCGCCTGGACCTGGCCGCCCTGCGGACGCAGGCAGCCGCGGCCGGGACGCCCGCTGTGCTGCGCGGCCTCGTCCGGGTTCCGGTGCGCCGGGTGGCCGGCGCCCCCGCCGGCTCCGGCGGGGGCGCCGCGGAGCAGGCACCGCTCGCGCAGCGGCTCACGGGGCTGACCGCGGCGGAGCAGACCCGCATCCTGACCGAGGTGGTGCGCGTGGCCACCGCCGAGGTGCTCGGTCACGACTCGCCGGACGACGTCGAGGACACCCACGCCTTCCTGGAGCTGGGCATCACCTCGCTGACCGCGGTGGAGATCCGTAACCGGCTCAATCACGTCACCGGTCTGGTCCTGCCGGCCACTCTGCTCTTCGACCACAGCACGCCCGCCGCGCTCGCCCAATACCTGGGCAGCCGGCTCGTCCCGGGCGCAGCGGGCGCCGCGCCGGACCAGGACTCGTCCTCCGGGACGGGTGGCGACGGCCGTCCGGGGGCTGCCCCGGCCGCCGGGGGCGGGACCGGTTCGACGATCGACGCGCTGTACCGGCAGGCGTGCGCCGACGGGCAGTACGTGGCGGGAACCCAGCTGCTGATGGCGGCTGCCCGGCTGCGTCCGACGTTCAGTTCGGCAGCCGAGCTGACGACCCCGCCCAAGCTCGTCAGGCTGTCGAAGGGCAGCACGGCACCGGGCCTGGTGTGCTTCCCGTCGCTGGTGGCCATCTCCGGCGCACGCGAGTACGCCCGTTTCGCCGCGGGCTTCCGGGGCCGGCGGGACGTCACCGTGCTGCCCGAACCCGGCTTCGCCAAGGGAGAGTTGATTCCGGCGAGTGTCGACGCGGTGGTGGAGATGCAGGCGGAGGCCGCGCTCCGCTGCGCCGGGGACGACCCGGTCGTGCTCGTCGGCCGGTCGTCGGGCGGCTGGATCGCCCAGGCGGTCGCCGGATGGCTGGAGGAGCGCGGCAGGGCCGTGTCCGCGGTGGTGATGCTGGACACCTATCTGCCCCGCAGCGAGGCACTGCCGTGGATCCAGACCAACTTGTCCGGGCAGATGTTCGAGCGCGAGAAGATGTTCGGTGTGGTGGACGAGGTCCGGCTCACCGCGATGGGCGCCTACATGCGTCTGTTCTCGGACTGGGAGCCGGCTCCGATCGGTGCGCCGATCCTGGCGGTGAAGGCCGAGAACGCCTTCACAGGAGAGAGCCAGGGCATCGACGAGGAGTCGGCGTGGGGCGACCGGCTCACCCGACTCGCCGTGACCGGTGACCACTTCACGATGATGGAGGACCACGCCGGCGTCACCGCCGGAGCCGTCCTCGACTGGCTTGCGGAGAACGTGTGATGTGAGCGCGCGGCCGTGTGCCGTGAGCTGGATCGCTCGTCGCGAGAGAAAAGACGGAACCCGGAAGGGCGCCTGTGCGTCCTTCGGGCCGCAGGTTCCCTTCCGGGTCCGTTGATGACCGATTGCAGATTGTAATTTTCAGAAAGAGGAGAAGAAGTGACGTCTTTGAACATCACCCCCGTCGGTGAGCAGGTGGGCCAGTTCTACGACCAGCTGATGGGTGCGTTCGACGCCTCGCTGTACGGCCCCAACATCCACGTGGGCTTCTGGAACGGCCAGGACGACACCACCGGGCTGGAGGACGCCGCCAACCGGCTCACGGACATGATGATCGAGCGCCTTCAGGTCGGCCCCGGCGACCGTGTGCTGGACATCGGCTGTGGCCTCGGCGGGCCGGCGATCCGGCTTGCGCAGAAGACGGGCGCCGAGGTCGTGGGCGTCAGCGTCAGCCGCAAGCAGGTGGACAAGGCCAACGAGCTGGCCGAGGCGGCCGGTGTCAGCGGCAAGGTCAGCTTCCAGCACGGCGACGCGATGAACCTGCCGTTCGACGACGCCTCGTTCAGCGCCGTGTGGATGCTGGAGTCCGTCATGCAGATGCCCGACCGGACGGCGGCGCTCACCGAGGCGGCCCGCGTGCTGCACCATGGCGGCCGGCTCGCGCTCACCGACAACTACGAGCGGGAGACCATCTCGGACGAGCGGCGCCCGGTGATCGAGGGCATCCTCAAGCGGTACCTCACGCAGTCGCCGGCGTCCTTCGAGGCCTACCCGTCCATGCTGCGCGAGGCGGGTCTGCGCTGCGCCGAGATCATCGACGTCAGCGAGAACACCACCCGGCAGTCGGTCAAGCGGCTCGGCGAGGCGCTCGCCAAGAACATGGAGCAGCTCGCCGCCAAGGTCGAGCCGGAGGTCTTCGCCAAGCTGAAGCCGGCCGAGGGGGAGAACCTGGAGATGCCCGAGCTGGGCTACCTGATCGTGACGGCACGGCGGCCCGCGGTCGCGTAACCGCTCGGCGACGGCGACGTGCCGCACGGCCGGTTCTTCCGGCCGTGCGGCACGTTCGCCGGTGTCGCACAGGGTTCGAGGTGTGCAAGGGGGGTGCGGACGCAGTGCGGCGAAATGGGCAGGCCGCCCGACGGCCGGCCGCACGGCTCCTTGGAGAATGCGCGAGGCCGCCACCGGAAAGCACTGTGTATTTACTGCGCATCGCCTCTCACGATATGGCACATCACCTGTTCCGGTAGAGCCTGGATCCACCCCGGACAGAGGCCGGGGTGGACTCGAATTACTTGACCGCACGACATTTACAATTGCGCGTGAATGGGTTTTTCAGTGGCTTCGTCCGGTGCCGATCCGGATACCACAGTCCGGCGAATCAGGGTCCGCCGTCGACCGATTCGGCCTCCGGTGACCGGCGAACTTCGCGACCCGGCCTCGACGGGGGATTCCCCTGTGTGGAATATATCAATCCGCTAGTCGGTCGCCGCACTGCGGGCACAGTGGTCTATCCAATGGGCAATGTCAAGGCTTGATCCACAATGAAAAGCGAACTAATGTCTGTCGGGTCGGAAAAGTCGTGGGCTCGGCAGGAGAGGTGAACTGCACGAGCTGATGGAACCATACGTCAGGATCAGGGGAAAAGCGTGTCGACTTCCGCAGATTTCAGTTTACGACCCACTGTCCCTGACCTGTTGAGTTATTCCGGACGGAGAAGGTTCCGTCATCCGGTCCACCGGCCGGTGCCCGCGTCTGAATACCACGTACGGCGCGGCTTTCGTGACGCCGGGGAGCGCTGTCCCGGCACGGAGATCCGCCGATGACGCGGGACACCACGAGCCTTACGACCATCCGTAGCTCCGGGTCCGGTGCGCTGCGCACCACACCCCCGTTCGTCGTGCTTCTCGGCACCGACTACGCTGGCAAGTCG
The genomic region above belongs to Streptomyces sp. CG1 and contains:
- a CDS encoding cyclopropane-fatty-acyl-phospholipid synthase family protein, yielding MTSLNITPVGEQVGQFYDQLMGAFDASLYGPNIHVGFWNGQDDTTGLEDAANRLTDMMIERLQVGPGDRVLDIGCGLGGPAIRLAQKTGAEVVGVSVSRKQVDKANELAEAAGVSGKVSFQHGDAMNLPFDDASFSAVWMLESVMQMPDRTAALTEAARVLHHGGRLALTDNYERETISDERRPVIEGILKRYLTQSPASFEAYPSMLREAGLRCAEIIDVSENTTRQSVKRLGEALAKNMEQLAAKVEPEVFAKLKPAEGENLEMPELGYLIVTARRPAVA